The following proteins are encoded in a genomic region of Nomascus leucogenys isolate Asia chromosome 17, Asia_NLE_v1, whole genome shotgun sequence:
- the ZBTB7A gene encoding zinc finger and BTB domain-containing protein 7A isoform X1 → MEHHRGILNPVSEDDIEAQRGPAWLPRSHSTSHSPLASLPHWAGPCWRTCKRGPSPILPSHKLVSPWSSEVSARKMAGGVDGPIGIPFPDHSSDILSGLNEQRTQGLLCDVVILVEGREFPTHRSVLAACSQYFKKLFTSGAVVDQQNVYEIDFVSAEALTALMDFAYTATLTVSTANVGDILSAARLLEIPAVSHVCADLLDRQILAADTGGDAGQLDLVDQIDQRNLLRAKEYLEFFQSNPMNSLPPAAAAAAASFPWSAFGASDDDLDATKEAVAAAVAAVAAGDCNGLDFYGPGPPAERPPTGDGDEGDSNPGLWPERDEDAPTGGLFPPPVAPPAATQNGHYGRGGEEEAASLSEAAPEPGDSPGFLSGAAEGEDGDGPDVDGLAASTLLQQMMSSVGRAGAAAGDSDEESRADDKGVMDYYLKYFSGAHDGDVYPAWSQKVEKKIRAKAFQKCPICEKVIQGAGKLPRHIRTHTGEKPYECNICKVRFTRQDKLKVHMRKHTGEKPYLCQQCGAAFAHNYDLKNHMRVHTGLRPYQCDSCCKTFVRSDHLHRHLKKDGCNGVPSRRGRKPRVRGGGPDPSPGATATPGAPAQPSSPDARRNGQEKHFKDEDEDEDVASPDGLGRLNVAGAGGGGDSGGGPGAATDGNFTAGLA, encoded by the exons ATGGAGCATCACCGAGGCATATTAAACCCTGTGTCCGAAGATgacattgaggctcagagagggccagCATGgctcccaaggtcacacagcacaaGCCACAGCCCTCTCGCCTCCCTGCCTCACTGGGCAGGCCCTTGCTGGCGCACGTGCAAACGAGGCCCCTCTCCAATCCTGCCGAGCCACAAACTCGTCTCGCCTTGGTCCTCAGAG GTCTCGGCGCGGAAGATGGCCGGCGGCGTGGACGGCCCCATCGGGATCCCGTTCCCCGACCACAGCAGCGACATCCTGAGTGGGCTGAACGAGCAGCGGACGCAGGGCCTGCTGTGTGACGTGGTGATCCTGGTGGAGGGCCGCGAGTTCCCCACGCACCGCTCGGTGCTGGCCGCCTGCAGCCAGTACTTCAAGAAGCTGTTCACGTCGGGCGCCGTGGTGGACCAGCAGAACGTGTACGAGATTGACTTCGTCAGCGCCGAGGCGCTCACCGCGCTCATGGACTTCGCCTACACGGCCACGCTTACCGTCAGCACAGCCAACGTGGGTGACATCCTCAGCGCCGCCCGCCTGCTGGAGATCCCCGCGGTGAGCCACGTGTGCGCCGACCTCCTGGACCGGCAGATCCTGGCGGCCGACACCGGCGGCGACGCCGGGCAGCTGGACCTTGTAGATCAAATTGATCAGCGCAACCTCCTCCGCGCCAAGGAGTACCTCGAGTTCTTCCAGAGCAACCCCATGAACAGCCTGCCccccgcggccgccgccgccgccgccagctTCCCGTGGTCCGCCTTTGGGGCGTCCGATGATGACCTGGATGCCACCAAGGAGGCCGTGGCCGCCGCTGTGGCCGCCGTGGCCGCGGGCGACTGCAACGGCTTAGACTTCTATGGGCCGGGCCCCCCGGCCGAGCGGCCCCCGACGGGGGACGGGGACGAGGGCGACAGCAACCCGGGTCTGTGGCCAGAGCGGGATGAGGACGCCCCCACCGGGGGTCTCTTTCCGCCGCCCGTGGCCCCACCGGCCGCCACTCAGAACGGCCACTATGGCCGGGGCGGAGAGGAGGAGGCCGCCTCGCTGTCGGAGGCGGCCCCCGAGCCGGGCGACTCTCCGGGCTTCCTGTCGGGAGCGGCCGAGGGCGAGGATGGGGACGGGCCCGACGTGGACGGGCTGGCGGCCAGCACACTGCTGCAGCAGATGATGTCGTCGGTGGGCCGGGCGGGGGCCGCGGCGGGGGACAGCGACGAGGAGTCGCGGGCCGACGACAAGGGCGTCATGGACTACTACCTGAAGTACTTCAGCGGCGCCCACGACGGCGACGTCTACCCGGCCTGGTCGCAGAAGGTGGAGAAGAAGATTCGAGCCAAGGCCTTCCAGAAGTGCCCCATCTGCGAGAAGGTCATCCAGGGCGCCGGCAAGCTGCCGCGACACATCCGCACCCACACGGGCGAGAAGCCCTACGAGTGCAACATCTGCAAGGTCCGCTTCACCAG GCAGGACAAGCTGAAGGTGCACATGCGGAAGCACACGGGCGAGAAGCCGTACCTGTGCCAGCAGTGCGGCGCCGCCTTTGCCCACAACTACGACCTGAAGAACCACATGCGCGTGCACACGGGCCTGCGCCCCTACCAGTGCGACAGCTGCTGCAAGACCTTCGTCCGCTCCGACCACCTGCACAGACACCTCAAGAAAGACGGCTGCAACGGCGTCCCCTCGCGCCGCGGCCGCAAGCCCCGCGTCCGGGGCGGGGGGCCCGACCCCAGCCCGGGGGCCACCGCGACCCCCGGCGCCCCCGCCCAGCCCAGCTCCCCCGACGCCCGGCGCAACGGCCAGGAGAAGCACTTTAAGGACGAGGACGAGGACGAGGACGTGGCCAGCCCCGACGGCTTGGGCCGGTTGAATGTAGCGGGCGCCGGTGGAGGAGGTGACAGCGGAGGTGGCCCCGGGGCCGCCACCGACGGTAACTTCACAGCCGGACTCGCCTAA
- the ZBTB7A gene encoding zinc finger and BTB domain-containing protein 7A isoform X2 — MAGGVDGPIGIPFPDHSSDILSGLNEQRTQGLLCDVVILVEGREFPTHRSVLAACSQYFKKLFTSGAVVDQQNVYEIDFVSAEALTALMDFAYTATLTVSTANVGDILSAARLLEIPAVSHVCADLLDRQILAADTGGDAGQLDLVDQIDQRNLLRAKEYLEFFQSNPMNSLPPAAAAAAASFPWSAFGASDDDLDATKEAVAAAVAAVAAGDCNGLDFYGPGPPAERPPTGDGDEGDSNPGLWPERDEDAPTGGLFPPPVAPPAATQNGHYGRGGEEEAASLSEAAPEPGDSPGFLSGAAEGEDGDGPDVDGLAASTLLQQMMSSVGRAGAAAGDSDEESRADDKGVMDYYLKYFSGAHDGDVYPAWSQKVEKKIRAKAFQKCPICEKVIQGAGKLPRHIRTHTGEKPYECNICKVRFTRQDKLKVHMRKHTGEKPYLCQQCGAAFAHNYDLKNHMRVHTGLRPYQCDSCCKTFVRSDHLHRHLKKDGCNGVPSRRGRKPRVRGGGPDPSPGATATPGAPAQPSSPDARRNGQEKHFKDEDEDEDVASPDGLGRLNVAGAGGGGDSGGGPGAATDGNFTAGLA; from the exons ATGGCCGGCGGCGTGGACGGCCCCATCGGGATCCCGTTCCCCGACCACAGCAGCGACATCCTGAGTGGGCTGAACGAGCAGCGGACGCAGGGCCTGCTGTGTGACGTGGTGATCCTGGTGGAGGGCCGCGAGTTCCCCACGCACCGCTCGGTGCTGGCCGCCTGCAGCCAGTACTTCAAGAAGCTGTTCACGTCGGGCGCCGTGGTGGACCAGCAGAACGTGTACGAGATTGACTTCGTCAGCGCCGAGGCGCTCACCGCGCTCATGGACTTCGCCTACACGGCCACGCTTACCGTCAGCACAGCCAACGTGGGTGACATCCTCAGCGCCGCCCGCCTGCTGGAGATCCCCGCGGTGAGCCACGTGTGCGCCGACCTCCTGGACCGGCAGATCCTGGCGGCCGACACCGGCGGCGACGCCGGGCAGCTGGACCTTGTAGATCAAATTGATCAGCGCAACCTCCTCCGCGCCAAGGAGTACCTCGAGTTCTTCCAGAGCAACCCCATGAACAGCCTGCCccccgcggccgccgccgccgccgccagctTCCCGTGGTCCGCCTTTGGGGCGTCCGATGATGACCTGGATGCCACCAAGGAGGCCGTGGCCGCCGCTGTGGCCGCCGTGGCCGCGGGCGACTGCAACGGCTTAGACTTCTATGGGCCGGGCCCCCCGGCCGAGCGGCCCCCGACGGGGGACGGGGACGAGGGCGACAGCAACCCGGGTCTGTGGCCAGAGCGGGATGAGGACGCCCCCACCGGGGGTCTCTTTCCGCCGCCCGTGGCCCCACCGGCCGCCACTCAGAACGGCCACTATGGCCGGGGCGGAGAGGAGGAGGCCGCCTCGCTGTCGGAGGCGGCCCCCGAGCCGGGCGACTCTCCGGGCTTCCTGTCGGGAGCGGCCGAGGGCGAGGATGGGGACGGGCCCGACGTGGACGGGCTGGCGGCCAGCACACTGCTGCAGCAGATGATGTCGTCGGTGGGCCGGGCGGGGGCCGCGGCGGGGGACAGCGACGAGGAGTCGCGGGCCGACGACAAGGGCGTCATGGACTACTACCTGAAGTACTTCAGCGGCGCCCACGACGGCGACGTCTACCCGGCCTGGTCGCAGAAGGTGGAGAAGAAGATTCGAGCCAAGGCCTTCCAGAAGTGCCCCATCTGCGAGAAGGTCATCCAGGGCGCCGGCAAGCTGCCGCGACACATCCGCACCCACACGGGCGAGAAGCCCTACGAGTGCAACATCTGCAAGGTCCGCTTCACCAG GCAGGACAAGCTGAAGGTGCACATGCGGAAGCACACGGGCGAGAAGCCGTACCTGTGCCAGCAGTGCGGCGCCGCCTTTGCCCACAACTACGACCTGAAGAACCACATGCGCGTGCACACGGGCCTGCGCCCCTACCAGTGCGACAGCTGCTGCAAGACCTTCGTCCGCTCCGACCACCTGCACAGACACCTCAAGAAAGACGGCTGCAACGGCGTCCCCTCGCGCCGCGGCCGCAAGCCCCGCGTCCGGGGCGGGGGGCCCGACCCCAGCCCGGGGGCCACCGCGACCCCCGGCGCCCCCGCCCAGCCCAGCTCCCCCGACGCCCGGCGCAACGGCCAGGAGAAGCACTTTAAGGACGAGGACGAGGACGAGGACGTGGCCAGCCCCGACGGCTTGGGCCGGTTGAATGTAGCGGGCGCCGGTGGAGGAGGTGACAGCGGAGGTGGCCCCGGGGCCGCCACCGACGGTAACTTCACAGCCGGACTCGCCTAA